The genomic stretch ATTATTCTCAGTAAATGTCAATGCAAAAGGCGATATTGCTGAAGAATTTGGTCTTGAGTCTTGCGTTTTGTTTTTGTAATTTGTTCGCTTAATGGACGATATACGGCGGAAGTTAGAACGGATTGATGAGCAGCTTGCGGGAGGCTTGGGATATTATCACAAGCAAATCATAAGCACAGCCCCCCTGCTGTTCGCGGCGGCGGGTTTAATCGCGGGGATTTTAATACAAGACATATTCGATCTATCGGTTTGGGGTTGGCTTGCATTCATTGGGGTTTGCACGGCTGCGACAATTCTTTTGTATGTCATGTATCGCAGTAGAGAAGAACGACTACCATATATATTGGCCTATACGGTTTTGATTTGCTTTGTTTGTCTCGGTGCGATTCGGTTGAGCAGCTACGAGCGGCCTGCGAGCAACGACATTCGCAATTTTGTCACTGGGGAGCGGGTGTTGGCGACGATTCGGGGTTTTGTTATTTCCAAACCATACATCAATAAAAATGAGAACTGGGAATTTGTAAGGTTTACGCACAAAGACCCAACGAGCAGTTTTTATCTGAAGCTCGGCGAAGTTGAGACTGTCAACGGCTGGGCAAAGGTGGGCGGGACGGTGCGTGTGCAGGTTGATGAGCCGGTGCTGGATTTGAAGGCTGGCGATTATATACAGGCGTACTGCTGGCTGGACAGATTTAGAGATGCAACTAACCCGGGCCAGTTCGATGTAAGCCAATATCTGGCAAGGAAAAATGTTTTCGTTGCGGCATCGGTTAAATCGCGAGACGGTATTGAATTGCTTGAAAGTAAAGGCAAAGGCGTATTTACAAAAATAAGAGGAAAGTTTCGGGCAACAGCTGCACAAGCATTGTTGGGCGACTCGTCGATAGAAGAGAATAACCGCGGTTTGCTTGAGGCACTGCTGCTCGGTTACAGAGGAAATATCGGCAGCGATACTTACAGGGCGTTTCGTAAAACGGGACTGCTGCACTTCATCAGTCTTTCCGGGATGCATCTGGGAATTTTGGCGGGGATTGTCTGGTGGTTGTGCAAAACAGCGGGATTGCTGAAACGCGGGCGAGCGATTATTTGCATAATTGCATTAGGCGTTTTCCTGATGATAGTCCCGCCAAGGGCACCGACGCTACGAGCAGCTATAATAGTTTTTGTTTTTTGCATATCGTTTTTCTTTCACCGACCTCCCAATTCTCTTAATACATTATCATTGGCAGCAATAATCCTTTTGCTAATAAGGCCGACACAGTTATTTGGGGCCGGCTGGCAGTTATCATTTGCCTCAGTACTTGGACTTTTGCTTTTTTGTCGACGGAACTATCTATTCCTTTATGAAGGAATTACAGATATTTTTTCGTTCAAAGAAGCTTCAAAAAGCAAACCTTTTTTTCAAATAGCCTCAAGACCCGGGCCATATTTATTACAATTATTTTCTACAGGTTTTACTGCATGGGTAGGCGGGGCAGGGATTTTGCTGTATCATTTTTATACGATTAACCCCCTTACGGTTATCTGGACAATAATTGTTTTTCCATTAGTAGCCGGGATTTTGACTTTCGGATTTGTAAAAATCATTTTGTCTTTTTTATTACCGAGTGCAGCGATGGTATTGGGCATAATCGTGAATTTCCTGTCTGATTGTCTGATTTGGGCAGTAAAACTCTTCGCACAAGCAGGCATCTCGCAAATTCTTGTAGGGCACGTGCCGATTACAATGATTATCTTTTATTACTGCTTTATTCTTTTCGCTTTTTTTGTTTACTTCCGTCGCCATCTGCTGATTAAAAAAGTAATTTGCACAGCGATGATTTTAACATTGGTTACTTTCTTGGGTGTAACTAAATGGCAAAGGACACACCGGGACAATCTGACAATCACCTGTCTGGATGTCGGACACGGGCAGGCGATATTGGCCCAACTGCCGGGCAAGGCCAATATTTTGTTCGATGCAGGCTCGCTATACAGTAAAGATATCGGCAGACGGATTGTAACACCATTTCTGGATTACAGTGGAATAAGTGAAATTGACTCTATTATCATAAGTCATAACGATGTAGACCACATCAATGGGATACCTGAGATAGCCAAGTGCTGCGAGGTCGGCGGTGTTTATGCCAACGAAGCTTTTTTGGATAAGACAGACCAATGGGGCACGGCAAAATTTCTCAAAGAATCGCTAAGCAAAAAAGGATTTAGAATAAGAAACTTAGAAGATTTTAATTCAAACAGCGCCGCAAATATAAAAATACTCTGGCCGAGTGAACAGGTATGTCAGGATGAGCAATTAGACGATAATGACAAATCGATAGTTTGCCTGATTGAATATGCCGGCAGAAAAATACTTCTGTGTTCTGATATTGAAAAATTTGCACAGAGAGAACTGCTTCGACTGAATCCAAGCCTGAAAGCTGATGTTGTTGTAGCTCCTCATCATGGTTCACGCAGGACTATATCGCCGGATTTTTTGAAAAAGCTTGATGCTGAGATTTTGATATTCAGCTGCAGCCGCAGCGATCGCGAAAAAAACCGGATAATAAAGCCAACGGGTAGCGCCAAATATTTTTATACAGCTGAGGACGGTGCGGTCGTTGTTTGCATCGAGAAAGACGGTGTGATAAGATAATACGTATATGGAAAGGATATCGATATTATGAAAAACTTCACGAAGACACTAACGGCGATAATCCTAAGTGTCGTTGCCTTCACAGTCATATTCGGCTGTACACACGCAGAAACACACAAAGGTGATTCAGCCGAAAAGACTGGTTCATTAAAATCTGGTCAAAACTTAAATGATGCGAAGGTCAAAAACATAATATTTTGCATCGGTGATGGAATGGGGCTGTCGCAGACGGCTCTTACGAGGATTCAGAAACTTGGGCCGGATGGTATGCTCAATATGGAAACGATGCCAGTAGTTGGCATTACCCGAACACACTCACTGGATTCTCTTGCTACCGATTCACCTGCGGCCGGCACTGCCCTTGCAACAGGGGTAAAAACCAACAACGGCATGATTGGTATGATACCTGACGGAACAAAATACCAGACAATCCTCGAAGCCGCCAGGGACGCGGGACTGCGCACGGGATTTGCCGTGAATGTCCAGATAACAGATGCTACACCGGCTGCCTTCGGTGCCCATGTAAAATCACGATATGAGGAATCAGTGATAGCAGAACAGTTACTCGCCAACAAATTCAATGTTTTGCTTGGAAGCAGAAAGGAGTTCTTTCTGCCTAAGACAGCCCACGGCAGCAAGCGAGAGGACAATAGAAACCTTATAGCCGAGGCAAAGGAAATGGGCTATGAATACGTCGAAACCGCAGAACAGCTCAAATCAGCGGCAAAGCCGTATCTGCTAGGCCTTTTTGAACACAAATCTCTTACCAGCGAGCAGCCGGTGCCGAGTCTTGCCGAAATGACGAAAAAGGCTATTCAAATTCTCACGGCTAATCACGAGGACTCTTCGGCAGAAAACTCTGGTTTCTTTCTTATGGTCGAAGGCCATCAAATAGACTGGGCGTGTCACCTCAATGACGCAGATAAAATGGTAAAGCAGACGTTGCTGTTTGACGAGGCAGTTAAAGTCGCCCTTGATTTTGCTTCGGCTGACGGCCAGACTTTGGTAATTGTTGTCGCTGACCATGAAACAGGCGGCTTGACAATCAGGACTAAAACTTATGGCGAGAAGGCTAAAGCTCCATACCCGGTATGGTCACATGATAACCATACAGGCATACCCGTTCCAATCTATGCTTACGGTCCTCAGGCGCATATATTTACCGGAGTGTATGATAACACGGATGTTCCCAGAAAATTTGCAAAACTTTTGGGAATAACTCCATTTCCAAAAGTGTTCTCAGAAAAACAAAAATAAAAGCGGCCTTTATATTGTAAAGGCCGCTTTTTATTTCAACATATCAGCAGTAGTTGTTACTTCATATGAACAACGATTTCAACTCTCCGGTTCTTTGCTTTACCGCTAGCGGTTTTGTTAGAGGCAATAGGCTGACTTTCTCCACGGCCTATGGCTTGGATATTCTCCTGAGGAATTCCGTGTTCGACCAGGTATCTGACCACGACGTTAGCTCGCTCAGTAGAAAGCTGCATATTATCTTTCCACGGAGATTTCTTGATAGGGTCCGAGTCGGTATGGCCTATAACATCTAACTGTCGGCCGGAGTACTTGCTCTGCAATACTGACTTGATATGGTC from Phycisphaerae bacterium encodes the following:
- a CDS encoding DNA internalization-related competence protein ComEC/Rec2, with the translated sequence MDDIRRKLERIDEQLAGGLGYYHKQIISTAPLLFAAAGLIAGILIQDIFDLSVWGWLAFIGVCTAATILLYVMYRSREERLPYILAYTVLICFVCLGAIRLSSYERPASNDIRNFVTGERVLATIRGFVISKPYINKNENWEFVRFTHKDPTSSFYLKLGEVETVNGWAKVGGTVRVQVDEPVLDLKAGDYIQAYCWLDRFRDATNPGQFDVSQYLARKNVFVAASVKSRDGIELLESKGKGVFTKIRGKFRATAAQALLGDSSIEENNRGLLEALLLGYRGNIGSDTYRAFRKTGLLHFISLSGMHLGILAGIVWWLCKTAGLLKRGRAIICIIALGVFLMIVPPRAPTLRAAIIVFVFCISFFFHRPPNSLNTLSLAAIILLLIRPTQLFGAGWQLSFASVLGLLLFCRRNYLFLYEGITDIFSFKEASKSKPFFQIASRPGPYLLQLFSTGFTAWVGGAGILLYHFYTINPLTVIWTIIVFPLVAGILTFGFVKIILSFLLPSAAMVLGIIVNFLSDCLIWAVKLFAQAGISQILVGHVPITMIIFYYCFILFAFFVYFRRHLLIKKVICTAMILTLVTFLGVTKWQRTHRDNLTITCLDVGHGQAILAQLPGKANILFDAGSLYSKDIGRRIVTPFLDYSGISEIDSIIISHNDVDHINGIPEIAKCCEVGGVYANEAFLDKTDQWGTAKFLKESLSKKGFRIRNLEDFNSNSAANIKILWPSEQVCQDEQLDDNDKSIVCLIEYAGRKILLCSDIEKFAQRELLRLNPSLKADVVVAPHHGSRRTISPDFLKKLDAEILIFSCSRSDREKNRIIKPTGSAKYFYTAEDGAVVVCIEKDGVIR
- a CDS encoding alkaline phosphatase; the encoded protein is MKNFTKTLTAIILSVVAFTVIFGCTHAETHKGDSAEKTGSLKSGQNLNDAKVKNIIFCIGDGMGLSQTALTRIQKLGPDGMLNMETMPVVGITRTHSLDSLATDSPAAGTALATGVKTNNGMIGMIPDGTKYQTILEAARDAGLRTGFAVNVQITDATPAAFGAHVKSRYEESVIAEQLLANKFNVLLGSRKEFFLPKTAHGSKREDNRNLIAEAKEMGYEYVETAEQLKSAAKPYLLGLFEHKSLTSEQPVPSLAEMTKKAIQILTANHEDSSAENSGFFLMVEGHQIDWACHLNDADKMVKQTLLFDEAVKVALDFASADGQTLVIVVADHETGGLTIRTKTYGEKAKAPYPVWSHDNHTGIPVPIYAYGPQAHIFTGVYDNTDVPRKFAKLLGITPFPKVFSEKQK